The following are encoded in a window of Ignicoccus islandicus DSM 13165 genomic DNA:
- the panB gene encoding 3-methyl-2-oxobutanoate hydroxymethyltransferase — protein MTSTEGKVTLRTILKKYEKGERIAMVTAYDYPTAKLVDKAGVDMILVGDSLAMVVLGYPSTNQLSFEEMLIHVAAVARARPRAMIVGDMPFGSYEYSVNEAVRNAIEMVRVGAESVKIEGGSEMTDVVRGIVKAGIPVMGHLGLTPQKRHLLGGYRLRGKTPQEAKELIEDAKALEEAGVYSIVIEFVKKEVAKEITEKVNVPTICIGAGPHCSGQVLVIHDILGLSEIRPPFAKVYFDCSKAITEAVRKYVEEVKKGEFPNEEYSF, from the coding sequence ATCACGTCCACTGAAGGGAAAGTTACGCTAAGGACCATATTAAAGAAGTACGAGAAAGGAGAACGCATTGCCATGGTCACCGCTTACGATTACCCTACCGCCAAACTGGTTGATAAAGCTGGTGTAGATATGATATTAGTCGGCGATTCGCTGGCTATGGTGGTATTAGGTTATCCTTCAACGAACCAACTGAGCTTTGAGGAGATGCTGATTCACGTAGCTGCCGTAGCGAGAGCGAGGCCTAGAGCAATGATAGTAGGCGATATGCCATTTGGTTCTTACGAGTACTCCGTCAACGAGGCCGTGAGGAACGCTATAGAAATGGTCAGAGTTGGCGCCGAGTCAGTTAAAATAGAGGGCGGTAGCGAGATGACCGACGTTGTGCGCGGAATAGTTAAAGCCGGTATTCCCGTAATGGGTCACTTAGGCCTAACCCCACAAAAGAGACACCTGCTAGGCGGCTACCGCTTAAGGGGTAAGACGCCCCAAGAGGCAAAGGAACTTATCGAAGACGCTAAAGCGCTGGAGGAAGCCGGCGTTTATTCAATAGTGATAGAGTTCGTCAAGAAGGAAGTGGCAAAGGAAATAACAGAGAAGGTGAACGTCCCAACTATATGCATAGGAGCCGGTCCTCACTGTTCCGGACAAGTGCTTGTGATTCACGACATATTAGGCCTAAGTGAAATTAGACCTCCTTTCGCCAAGGTCTATTTCGATTGCTCAAAAGCTATAACGGAAGCCGTGAGGAAGTACGTCGAGGAAGTAAAGAAGGGAGAGTTCCCAAACGAAGAGTACAGCTTCTAG
- the hypF gene encoding carbamoyltransferase HypF, producing the protein MKKAYLIKVKGLVQGVGFRPDVARLARKYGLGGYVKNVSGGSVEIWVEGIQVENFLDDLKKLPPPIEIEQLDVIEASPKGFEDFRILPSGGAGKRSQVPPDFAICENCLKEILNPFSRRFRYALNSCAKCGPRFSMIKMLPYDRENTSMAPYPLCPECEREYSSIEDRRYHAQGISCNRCGPRVTLRDSDGKTVLVRDPITEAAKLLEEGFILAIKGMGGYHLAAKATSDEVVLELRKRKNRPRKPFALMALNYEVALGIVKDLDRDLFSSPEAPIILAPKREGAVSEWVAPGHELIGVMRAYTGLHYLLLMQTKEKFSIMTSANPTGKPTCIDLKCVLEMGVADYVLDHDREIVHRVDDSVIRRTGNSYVFLRRSRGYAPRWIEVRWRLPEALAVGAELQNVGAVSFENKVVMTQYIGDTDELENLEFLEKELRWFVEQYSVEPSFVVVDKHPLYNSRKLGLTIAEEMGSEVVEVQHHHAHVNSVMADLGLEEAVGIAIDGTGYGEDGAIWGGEVIYSNLRGFERLCHLRYYKLPGGDRAVKYPARIAISILHELGELDRFSEELSEALPGKELEFELTLKTLNSSPNSSSLGRLLDAASVLLGISKVRTYEGEPAMLLEATSFGGKPLFKEDFVKGNLIDGHELILRALMELERGARIKDVAYTIQFNLGYNFALCIRDMELPKVISGGAAVNQPFYEGVKDVLKEVFLPKRVPPGDGGISLGQLVTLRE; encoded by the coding sequence ATGAAGAAGGCGTATCTAATCAAGGTAAAGGGACTAGTGCAAGGCGTCGGGTTCCGACCGGACGTTGCCAGGTTAGCAAGGAAGTACGGTCTAGGGGGATACGTGAAGAACGTTTCCGGTGGTTCGGTCGAAATATGGGTAGAGGGCATCCAAGTGGAGAACTTCCTAGACGACTTAAAGAAGCTTCCTCCGCCTATAGAGATAGAGCAATTGGACGTAATCGAAGCGAGCCCCAAAGGGTTCGAGGATTTCCGCATCCTCCCGAGCGGCGGAGCAGGGAAAAGGTCCCAAGTGCCTCCCGATTTCGCCATTTGCGAAAATTGCCTAAAAGAGATCTTGAACCCTTTCTCTCGGCGCTTTCGTTACGCGCTGAACAGCTGCGCGAAATGTGGTCCTAGGTTTTCAATGATCAAAATGTTACCATATGACCGAGAAAATACGTCCATGGCTCCGTACCCGCTCTGCCCGGAGTGCGAGCGAGAGTATTCCTCAATAGAGGATAGGAGGTACCACGCTCAAGGAATTTCATGTAATAGATGTGGGCCCAGAGTTACCCTAAGAGATTCGGACGGGAAAACTGTATTAGTGCGCGACCCGATCACCGAGGCCGCGAAGCTACTAGAGGAGGGGTTCATTCTAGCGATTAAGGGCATGGGTGGGTACCACTTAGCTGCTAAGGCAACGAGCGACGAAGTAGTTCTAGAACTTAGAAAGAGGAAGAACAGGCCTAGGAAGCCCTTTGCTCTGATGGCGTTAAACTACGAGGTAGCATTGGGAATAGTAAAAGACTTAGATAGGGACCTGTTCTCGTCGCCAGAGGCTCCGATAATTCTGGCTCCGAAAAGGGAGGGAGCTGTTAGCGAATGGGTCGCTCCCGGACACGAGTTAATAGGCGTCATGAGAGCGTATACGGGCCTTCACTACCTACTACTAATGCAAACTAAGGAAAAGTTCTCAATAATGACGTCAGCCAATCCCACGGGGAAGCCTACTTGCATAGACTTGAAATGCGTTTTAGAGATGGGGGTAGCAGATTACGTTTTGGATCATGACAGAGAAATAGTCCACCGCGTGGACGATAGCGTAATTAGGAGGACTGGGAACAGTTACGTGTTCCTTAGGAGATCCAGAGGTTACGCACCGAGGTGGATTGAGGTAAGGTGGCGCCTTCCAGAGGCATTGGCGGTTGGGGCAGAGCTTCAGAACGTAGGAGCGGTTTCATTTGAGAACAAGGTCGTCATGACGCAGTACATAGGTGATACGGACGAGTTAGAGAACTTAGAGTTCTTGGAAAAAGAACTGAGATGGTTCGTTGAGCAATATTCTGTTGAGCCGTCTTTCGTAGTAGTGGATAAACACCCTCTCTATAATTCTCGGAAATTGGGTTTAACGATAGCGGAGGAAATGGGCTCGGAAGTAGTTGAAGTACAACATCATCACGCACACGTTAATTCGGTTATGGCTGACTTGGGGCTTGAAGAGGCAGTTGGAATAGCTATAGATGGAACCGGTTACGGAGAGGACGGAGCTATATGGGGAGGCGAAGTAATATATAGTAACTTAAGGGGCTTCGAGAGGCTCTGCCACTTAAGGTATTACAAGCTACCCGGCGGAGATAGAGCAGTTAAGTACCCAGCTAGAATAGCGATCTCAATACTTCACGAATTAGGGGAACTTGACCGATTCTCTGAAGAATTATCGGAGGCGTTGCCGGGTAAGGAACTCGAGTTCGAACTAACGCTTAAGACCCTAAATTCGTCACCCAATTCCTCCTCTTTAGGAAGACTCCTGGACGCAGCTTCAGTGTTACTAGGTATTTCGAAGGTTAGAACGTATGAAGGAGAGCCAGCAATGCTACTGGAAGCGACCTCGTTTGGAGGGAAACCTCTATTCAAGGAAGACTTCGTTAAGGGAAACTTAATCGATGGACACGAATTGATCCTAAGAGCACTAATGGAACTTGAAAGGGGGGCGAGAATTAAGGACGTCGCCTACACCATCCAATTCAACTTAGGTTATAACTTTGCTCTATGTATTAGAGATATGGAACTACCTAAGGTAATTTCTGGCGGTGCAGCAGTCAACCAACCCTTCTACGAAGGAGTGAAAGACGTACTGAAGGAGGTCTTCTTACCGAAACGCGTGCCTCCGGGCGATGGCGGAATATCGCTAGGCCAGCTCGTAACGTTGAGAGAGTGA
- the aroA gene encoding 3-phosphoshikimate 1-carboxyvinyltransferase — MKVTIQPSRVSGELNAPPSKSWAQRALFLSLLAEGESEITNLPDADDVQASLEAIEAFGAEVSMEIGSITVKGGDVKTPEDVINLRGSGTGARIAIGIGTLVPRGTGSVITGNASLRRRPMTPVIETFRALGADVRSLRNGLLPVVSFGGLPGGIAEVDGSVTSQHVTSALIAGTKSENGVSIRSPNLVSRGYVALTVEVMEKFGASVSCNESFTECSVQPSHLKPVELEIPGDYALAAFPMALALTTKGSITVKGLPFPSEGPGDHKILDYLKAFGAKVNYYSGSVEVRMDERPKAVRLNLRDEPDLALPLIAVAALAEGESVFRGLSHLAYKESNRIEQIINTLKCFGVSAKYDAGSIRVWGTVSLKPCVITCPDDHRVAMMASILGAHIGARIDNAECVRKSWPEYWDVLKRIGVRILEQ, encoded by the coding sequence TTGAAAGTCACAATACAACCCTCTAGAGTTTCAGGAGAGCTGAACGCTCCCCCAAGCAAGAGCTGGGCACAGAGGGCCTTGTTCCTTTCCCTTCTAGCAGAAGGGGAGAGCGAAATAACTAATTTACCAGACGCTGACGACGTTCAAGCCTCCCTAGAAGCAATAGAGGCTTTCGGTGCTGAAGTGAGCATGGAAATAGGTTCAATTACAGTTAAAGGTGGAGACGTAAAGACGCCCGAAGACGTAATAAACTTGAGGGGTTCCGGAACTGGAGCTAGAATAGCAATTGGAATTGGAACGCTCGTCCCAAGGGGTACGGGAAGCGTAATCACCGGGAACGCGAGCCTCCGTAGGAGGCCTATGACTCCAGTAATAGAAACTTTTAGAGCCTTGGGAGCTGACGTTAGAAGTCTTCGGAACGGTCTCTTACCGGTGGTATCCTTCGGGGGTCTTCCCGGAGGAATCGCTGAAGTGGATGGAAGCGTAACTAGTCAGCACGTTACTTCAGCCTTAATAGCGGGTACTAAAAGCGAGAACGGAGTTTCCATTAGGTCTCCGAATCTAGTATCTAGAGGTTACGTTGCCTTAACGGTCGAAGTTATGGAAAAGTTCGGTGCCTCCGTAAGTTGTAACGAGTCGTTTACCGAATGTAGCGTACAGCCATCTCATCTAAAGCCAGTTGAACTTGAAATACCGGGCGATTACGCTTTAGCTGCCTTTCCAATGGCTTTAGCGTTAACCACCAAGGGCTCAATAACTGTAAAGGGTTTGCCGTTTCCAAGCGAGGGACCCGGTGATCACAAGATATTGGATTACTTGAAAGCATTTGGTGCTAAAGTGAATTACTACAGCGGTTCCGTTGAGGTACGTATGGACGAAAGACCGAAGGCGGTAAGGCTCAACTTGAGAGATGAACCTGATTTGGCCTTACCGCTCATAGCAGTAGCTGCGCTAGCTGAGGGGGAGTCTGTCTTTAGGGGTCTTTCGCACTTAGCATACAAAGAGTCTAACAGAATAGAACAAATAATAAATACCCTCAAGTGCTTCGGCGTTAGCGCCAAGTACGATGCAGGTAGCATAAGGGTGTGGGGTACGGTCTCCCTAAAGCCATGTGTTATAACGTGCCCGGACGACCATAGAGTGGCAATGATGGCTTCCATACTAGGCGCTCATATAGGAGCCAGAATTGATAACGCCGAATGCGTCAGAAAGAGCTGGCCGGAGTACTGGGACGTATTGAAGAGAATAGGGGTGAGGATTCTTGAGCAATAA
- a CDS encoding SPL family radical SAM protein, protein MVRVVRLEVLREFDPWKDELCTCPRKYSLQPYTGCSFYCLYCYATSYIGRKPSIPKKNFVQRLERDLRKADKGKVVNLSTSSDPYPWIESRLRLTRKALELLLSRGFKVLITTKSHLVTNDIDLLKGKKAAVMITVTTLREDVARKLEPGAPAPSLRLRAIRELSEEGIPVGVRIDPIIPSVNDDEDEIKELVEAVASMGARHVTTSTYKARPDNLKRMVSAFPTIKEFYSSGERVGGYIYLKREMREKLLRPVSEEAKRLGLTVAYCREGFPFEAPSCDGSHLIPSH, encoded by the coding sequence ATGGTGAGGGTCGTGAGGCTAGAGGTATTAAGGGAGTTCGATCCATGGAAGGATGAGTTATGTACGTGTCCTAGGAAATATAGCTTACAACCTTACACTGGTTGCTCCTTTTACTGCTTATACTGCTACGCTACTTCTTATATAGGGAGAAAACCATCTATACCCAAAAAGAACTTTGTCCAGAGGTTAGAGAGAGACTTAAGGAAAGCCGACAAGGGAAAGGTAGTAAATCTCTCTACATCTTCCGATCCATACCCATGGATTGAATCGAGACTTAGGTTAACGAGGAAGGCTTTAGAATTACTATTGTCTCGAGGTTTCAAAGTTTTGATCACAACTAAGAGCCACCTAGTGACTAACGATATAGATCTACTCAAAGGTAAGAAGGCGGCCGTTATGATTACTGTTACGACCTTGCGTGAGGACGTTGCAAGGAAACTGGAACCCGGCGCACCAGCGCCTAGCTTGAGGTTGAGAGCGATAAGGGAGCTTTCCGAAGAAGGAATCCCGGTAGGAGTACGTATAGATCCAATAATACCTTCAGTAAACGACGATGAAGACGAAATTAAGGAGCTAGTAGAGGCAGTCGCTTCAATGGGCGCGCGCCACGTTACCACCTCAACCTATAAGGCTAGACCAGATAACTTAAAGAGAATGGTATCCGCGTTCCCAACCATTAAGGAGTTCTACTCGAGTGGTGAGAGAGTGGGTGGATACATTTACTTGAAGAGGGAAATGCGCGAGAAACTACTAAGACCAGTTTCGGAAGAAGCGAAGAGGTTGGGTCTGACGGTAGCTTACTGTAGGGAAGGGTTCCCGTTCGAAGCTCCAAGTTGCGATGGATCCCATTTGATCCCCTCCCATTAA
- a CDS encoding phenylacetate--CoA ligase family protein, with translation MFERATPLGSYLAKGREFREQGFIRTDYPPNRDEVLWNPKVMRMPREEIEKIKTQRLKAIVKWAWEHSEFYHKFWKSKGFHPDMIKTAKDVVKIPVLTKKDLRADLQSNPPYGTIMVPELARYIHFVGATSGSTGMPTFQGWGRVELDYFEEQQARYLWTFAGLRPGVVYANYLNMSGFYSWGPPLVETAMWRCGATAIAGGGETFFTWKDRHMLIMKLWKVDVFATTPWLHRWIGEQAKLEGWVTPFKVLLLHGGAAAENTKKKLMEVHPNVEKVISVWGTTDGHMAIEPPDAPGTLVFWEDTQIFDIVVPGSYEENDVGEPAGEGERGELIATLLTHYTMPLIRYSLGDYVKNEFICEPTPELGITHCRFAELIPGRVEWMFTVKGKLLFPIVVENAVSQIPDTTGAYNIVVYDDKMDKLKIKIETRKPIPPPSDYDKLAREIIAREVGLSPDDVEIEWIRPGESVWKGYKLQVFLDQRKK, from the coding sequence ATGTTCGAGCGTGCCACGCCCTTAGGCTCTTACTTAGCGAAGGGAAGGGAGTTTAGGGAACAAGGCTTCATCAGAACCGATTACCCGCCCAACAGGGACGAGGTGCTTTGGAACCCCAAAGTAATGAGGATGCCTAGAGAAGAAATAGAGAAAATAAAGACTCAGAGGTTAAAGGCAATAGTAAAGTGGGCTTGGGAGCACAGCGAGTTCTATCACAAGTTCTGGAAGAGCAAGGGCTTCCATCCCGATATGATAAAGACTGCGAAGGACGTCGTGAAGATTCCGGTCCTAACTAAGAAAGACTTGAGAGCAGACCTCCAATCCAACCCGCCTTACGGAACTATCATGGTACCCGAGCTAGCTAGGTACATTCACTTCGTCGGAGCTACTTCCGGGAGTACCGGAATGCCTACTTTCCAAGGCTGGGGTAGAGTTGAGCTAGACTACTTCGAGGAGCAACAAGCTAGGTATCTATGGACCTTCGCTGGCCTCAGGCCCGGCGTCGTTTACGCCAATTACTTGAACATGAGCGGCTTCTATAGTTGGGGTCCACCCTTAGTCGAGACAGCAATGTGGAGGTGCGGTGCAACTGCCATTGCGGGAGGAGGAGAGACCTTCTTCACATGGAAGGACAGGCACATGTTAATAATGAAGCTTTGGAAGGTAGACGTCTTCGCCACTACCCCGTGGTTGCACAGATGGATAGGAGAGCAAGCGAAACTTGAGGGATGGGTAACCCCGTTCAAAGTACTTCTCCTCCACGGTGGAGCGGCAGCCGAGAATACTAAGAAGAAGTTAATGGAAGTACACCCGAATGTTGAGAAAGTAATAAGCGTGTGGGGCACCACCGATGGTCATATGGCAATAGAGCCACCGGACGCTCCCGGTACCTTAGTGTTCTGGGAAGACACTCAGATCTTCGATATAGTAGTTCCTGGAAGTTACGAGGAGAACGATGTCGGCGAGCCGGCCGGAGAAGGAGAGAGAGGAGAACTAATCGCTACCTTACTGACTCACTACACGATGCCTCTTATAAGGTACAGCCTAGGTGACTACGTTAAAAATGAGTTCATATGTGAACCTACACCGGAGCTAGGCATTACTCACTGCAGGTTCGCTGAGCTAATACCCGGAAGAGTCGAATGGATGTTCACTGTCAAGGGTAAGCTGCTGTTCCCCATAGTGGTAGAGAACGCCGTTAGCCAGATACCGGACACTACCGGTGCATATAACATAGTAGTTTACGACGACAAGATGGACAAACTCAAGATAAAGATAGAGACTAGGAAGCCTATACCGCCACCGTCCGATTACGACAAATTGGCTAGGGAAATCATAGCTAGAGAGGTCGGCTTGTCTCCAGACGACGTGGAGATAGAGTGGATCAGGCCCGGAGAGAGCGTCTGGAAGGGATACAAGCTCCAAGTGTTCCTAGACCAAAGAAAGAAGTAA
- a CDS encoding 4Fe-4S dicluster domain-containing protein, whose translation MPNFSVLVNEDTCIGCSVCAQICPTDVFRIVMKKKGEYERLVSVVEREEACIGCMACVYNCPTDSIKVFKKGEEKKLEKSEVAA comes from the coding sequence ATGCCTAACTTCTCGGTTCTAGTTAACGAGGACACTTGCATAGGATGTTCCGTCTGCGCCCAGATATGTCCAACTGACGTTTTTAGGATAGTGATGAAGAAAAAAGGAGAATACGAAAGGCTGGTCAGCGTAGTTGAAAGGGAAGAGGCTTGTATAGGATGTATGGCGTGCGTATACAACTGCCCTACTGATAGCATTAAGGTATTCAAGAAGGGGGAGGAGAAGAAGCTCGAGAAAAGCGAAGTGGCTGCCTGA
- a CDS encoding V-type ATP synthase subunit D: protein MSFPGAKRVLPTKINLIRLKQRQKVVKKIQKLLEDKRDILLIYLRRAIADYQRYYDEYSKHLEKAQEYMALAFVQSGALECKQEVAYIPETLKAKIATRSAFGVKIPVVEFESATAASSLSLVFSSPYMDAAKEEMEKAMKSLAKALNAEMSMYRIMNELRRTQRLINAIKYSVLPDIQKNIKFVKQVLDDRQREEFMRLKLIRNKLQSRRVA from the coding sequence ATGAGTTTTCCTGGAGCTAAAAGGGTACTTCCTACAAAGATAAACCTAATACGGTTGAAGCAAAGGCAAAAGGTCGTTAAGAAGATCCAGAAACTCTTAGAAGATAAGAGAGATATACTTCTAATATACCTTAGGAGAGCCATAGCAGATTACCAGAGGTACTACGATGAGTACTCGAAACATTTAGAGAAGGCCCAAGAATACATGGCCCTAGCCTTCGTCCAATCCGGAGCGTTGGAATGTAAACAAGAGGTCGCGTACATACCGGAAACGTTGAAGGCAAAGATAGCTACCCGATCGGCCTTCGGAGTTAAGATACCGGTAGTAGAATTCGAAAGCGCCACTGCTGCTTCGAGCTTGTCCTTAGTGTTCAGTTCTCCTTATATGGATGCTGCTAAGGAAGAAATGGAAAAGGCGATGAAGTCCCTAGCTAAAGCCTTGAACGCTGAGATGAGCATGTACAGAATAATGAATGAGCTAAGAAGGACGCAGAGGCTAATCAACGCAATAAAGTACTCCGTATTGCCCGATATACAAAAGAACATCAAGTTCGTGAAACAAGTCCTAGACGATAGGCAAAGAGAGGAATTCATGAGATTAAAATTGATACGTAACAAACTACAAAGTAGGAGGGTTGCGTAA
- a CDS encoding V-type ATP synthase subunit B: MTVELRGKEYESISEIRGQLLVVEGVSDAGYGELVDIELPSGEKRRGIVLETGRGLAVVQVFEGTTGITPAGSKVRFTGRILEIGLSEDMLGRIMNALGEPIDGGAPIRAVEKRNVWGEPINPYAREYPDEFIQTGISAIDGMNSLVRGQKLPIFSGSGLPHNKLAAQIARQATVRGKEEAFAVVFAAVGIQYDELLFFKKAFEETGAINRTAMFVSLANEPAMMKIVTPRAALTLAEYLAFKKDMHVLVIITDMTNYCEALREISASREEVPGRQGYPGYMYTDLATIYERAGRVKGSNGSITQMPILTMPNDDITHPIPDLTGYITEGQIVLSRDLHNKGIYPPINVLMSLSRLMRDGIGKGKTREDHPDVSNQLYAAYARAVDLRGLAAIVGEESLSEVDRKYLRFGEAFERKFLRQDYYENRSIEETLDLAWEILSILPEEELTKIRPEYIKKYHPKYRSSKALEKVKK; the protein is encoded by the coding sequence GTGACGGTAGAACTTAGGGGCAAGGAATACGAGTCCATTAGCGAAATTAGAGGACAGCTTCTAGTAGTTGAAGGAGTTAGCGACGCGGGATACGGTGAACTAGTAGACATAGAGTTGCCTAGTGGCGAGAAGAGGAGGGGTATAGTACTCGAGACTGGAAGAGGTTTGGCGGTAGTACAAGTATTCGAGGGAACGACCGGAATAACGCCCGCTGGGAGCAAGGTACGCTTCACTGGTAGGATATTGGAGATAGGGCTTTCCGAAGACATGTTAGGTAGAATAATGAACGCTTTGGGCGAACCCATAGACGGAGGGGCCCCAATAAGAGCTGTTGAGAAGAGGAACGTCTGGGGCGAACCAATAAACCCATATGCAAGGGAATACCCCGACGAGTTCATTCAAACCGGTATAAGCGCTATAGACGGTATGAACTCCCTAGTTAGAGGTCAGAAGCTCCCGATCTTCTCTGGTTCAGGTCTCCCTCACAACAAGTTAGCCGCGCAAATAGCTAGGCAAGCTACCGTGAGAGGCAAGGAAGAGGCCTTCGCTGTCGTATTCGCGGCAGTCGGTATCCAGTACGACGAGTTACTCTTCTTCAAGAAGGCCTTCGAAGAGACCGGCGCAATAAACAGGACGGCAATGTTCGTGAGCTTAGCGAACGAGCCAGCAATGATGAAGATAGTGACGCCCAGAGCCGCCCTAACTCTCGCCGAGTACCTAGCTTTCAAGAAAGACATGCACGTCCTAGTAATAATAACTGATATGACCAATTATTGTGAAGCGCTAAGAGAAATCTCAGCCAGTAGAGAAGAGGTTCCTGGAAGGCAAGGATACCCCGGTTACATGTACACCGATCTAGCAACGATCTATGAAAGGGCCGGTAGGGTCAAGGGATCCAATGGATCGATAACTCAGATGCCTATATTGACGATGCCTAACGACGACATCACTCACCCGATTCCGGACCTAACCGGTTACATTACCGAGGGCCAGATAGTACTATCGAGAGACCTTCACAACAAGGGCATCTATCCCCCGATCAACGTTCTAATGAGCCTATCCAGGTTGATGAGGGACGGTATAGGTAAGGGTAAGACTAGAGAAGATCACCCCGACGTCTCTAACCAGCTATACGCTGCCTATGCAAGGGCCGTTGACCTTAGAGGTCTAGCGGCAATAGTAGGTGAGGAGAGCCTAAGCGAAGTGGACAGGAAGTATCTGAGGTTCGGTGAAGCGTTCGAGAGAAAGTTCTTGAGGCAAGACTACTACGAGAACAGGAGCATCGAGGAAACCCTAGACTTAGCTTGGGAGATCCTATCAATACTTCCTGAGGAGGAACTCACGAAGATAAGACCAGAATACATCAAGAAGTACCATCCCAAATACAGGAGCAGTAAAGCGCTTGAAAAGGTGAAGAAGTAA
- a CDS encoding DUF167 domain-containing protein, whose protein sequence is MEELVKVCVKPNSAKSEVVGWEGDCLVVRVDAPPERGKANKELIKLLKKYFKAKDIEIVKGATSKVKLIRVVK, encoded by the coding sequence ATGGAGGAACTGGTAAAGGTTTGCGTTAAACCTAATTCAGCGAAAAGCGAGGTCGTTGGTTGGGAAGGCGATTGCTTAGTTGTAAGGGTCGACGCCCCTCCTGAAAGAGGAAAAGCTAATAAGGAACTGATCAAATTATTGAAGAAATACTTCAAGGCGAAGGACATTGAAATAGTGAAAGGTGCCACTAGCAAGGTCAAACTAATCCGGGTAGTTAAGTAG
- a CDS encoding CDP-alcohol phosphatidyltransferase family protein gives MTVMSLPFSLAFLYYSWQRDYFLAIAFLLLSSLMDVLDGALARATGRTSRAGSFLDSSIDRINDVIIAAALPSIGAPWFLAFLWATGALITSTLRAAAEMDGIKGEGVGIMERGDRIVAVLIVFVIRIVESNMSLPTPKYSVALVAGIDALIWITVVQRALFYGSVKALWMGSVESSIVLVSILLGKAYDVYGFLGATGILGYVYLIAKWLSLGFRYPLSVYDSVLDSLSLFSLVWLQGAPFWLFYVIRMSMYYLSLRGTLFSSIRGKGPGVR, from the coding sequence TTGACGGTGATGAGCCTCCCATTCTCTTTAGCGTTCCTATATTACTCATGGCAAAGGGATTACTTTCTAGCAATTGCCTTCCTACTCCTTTCGTCCTTAATGGACGTACTCGATGGTGCTCTTGCTAGAGCCACTGGAAGGACGTCAAGGGCGGGATCCTTCTTAGATTCCTCTATCGATAGAATTAACGACGTAATAATTGCAGCCGCCCTTCCTTCAATAGGAGCGCCTTGGTTTTTGGCTTTCCTATGGGCAACGGGAGCTCTAATAACTTCTACCCTAAGAGCGGCAGCCGAAATGGATGGTATTAAGGGCGAAGGAGTAGGCATCATGGAGAGGGGCGATAGAATAGTAGCAGTCCTCATAGTATTTGTAATAAGAATTGTTGAAAGCAATATGAGTCTACCTACGCCTAAGTACTCCGTAGCGCTGGTTGCCGGCATAGATGCTCTTATATGGATAACAGTGGTACAGCGAGCGTTATTTTACGGATCAGTAAAGGCCTTATGGATGGGTTCCGTTGAGAGCTCCATAGTACTGGTTTCAATCTTACTCGGCAAAGCTTACGACGTTTACGGGTTCTTAGGCGCGACCGGCATTCTAGGTTACGTTTACCTAATAGCTAAGTGGCTTTCCTTAGGATTTAGGTATCCCTTGAGCGTCTACGACTCTGTTTTGGACTCCCTATCATTGTTCTCATTGGTATGGCTCCAAGGAGCGCCCTTCTGGCTTTTCTATGTAATTAGGATGAGTATGTACTACCTATCTTTACGAGGAACGCTGTTTTCAAGTATTCGAGGTAAGGGACCTGGGGTAAGGTAA